ATAGCCGCCTATGAATTATCGAAGATAAATAACTGCCGAggatgcatttttaattcttttacaaAATCGTTTCTAcccaaaatttttcgataaaactCTGCACAGGCCCGTTTTGAGGGGTGGCCGATCCAGTGGCGggcacagattttttctaaaaaaatcgctaatatgatttattaaaatttcgctcctAGAAGCTGTCGTAGTGGGCCTTGAATTTGATATCGACCAGTCCGTTTTTGCTGAAAACTTGCAGTTTATCGAGCCCtataattgaaaaagaaaatccgGGCTTCGTCGCACCATCAAtgaactttttacagactgaccccaagacaaatgggtcacactgtatatttaattaatacttgtaaaatgtttaaaaagggcgcgttcaaatatttttggaattcaCCACAAACTATATTTCAGATTCAATCTCCTGTCGCCAACGGCGCTGGCGATGATAATGCGGTGAGTCAGCATTgtttaataaactaaaatagCATATTTAGTGCCTTAGACTAGCCTAATAAAACCCATAGAGCAGCTGAATAAATCCTTGCATGGCAGCATGCTTTTAGACCGTTTTTGCACGTATTTCTTTTCGAATTAGGCAAAATCTAATGTCCCTACTGATTACAAGCAGCTCCTCGAAGATAAAATCTTCGCCCAGAAACAGGTGGATTtcttaaattcaattattgtGGACATGCAAAGGAAAAACGACGAGCAGAAGGCCCGAATTGAAATCCTGGAAATGGGGTACAGCCCTGCGGCCACTGAAGAGTTACGACAGTAaggacgttttttttttttttaagtttgagtgatttatttaaattcttagGCTCGGGTTTAAATCAGACTTTCAACGCCAAGTAGCCCCTAGGATATATTGTGATATTTGTGAACATTTTGATCTCCATGAGACAGAGGACTGTCCAACGCAGGGGTCCGAAGAGCCAGTTAGTAATTATCAACTaggaaaagagaaaaaagagaagCCACCACCGAGGCCTTATTGTGAGATTTGTGGAGGTAATAACCCATTAGTATTAAAGACTGCTATAGGaaagaaattcaatatgaATTGTTATCAGTATTTCGAGGCCTGCTccctaattttaaaacttttcctttTCGTTGTTTAGGTTTTGAGATATTGGCTCCAGcctcattttttcaaaatacagacCTAACCTTTTGGTTGAATTTCGGAAGTAGCTTCCCAAATCAATGATCTAACATACATTGAGAAATATACGTGAGAAAGTTTAATATGGCTCGAACAAAAACCAACGAAGTACATCGAGAGGCTAACGGTTGAAATAGGCAAAGTCAATCCGGCCGGCGTCTCTACTTCTATGTTTAGATTAGTGTGGATATGGCTGCCTTTGAGACTattgagatttaaaaaaatatccgcAAAAAATAgggatataaatttaaatggaaaaaaaacgaaaacacaACTGCTCGTTAAAATCGGAATTCCTTACATGCTTTACCTACAccggtttaattttttttccgataTTGTCGTAAAGTATAAATAAATCGTTTCATTCCGTTTATCAAACGCATCTCGTTGATTTTTGCCCCAGGCATATTAAACTTTATGCAGTTCCTGTTCCATTTGGACATTTCCTATGTTCAGATTTGAATTGGTAATACCTGTATATTTGCAGAgaaatccaattttttaaaaacatactgggttcccattaaaaaaatcctaaatttgTGTTATAACGCCACACAATTCAGTTGAAAGTGTTcagaaaataacatttctaGCCTCATACCAAGACAATAAAGTTACGAGCAATCGGCAGTCGCCTAgtcatattaattttcaatttaatcctGTAGCTTAGAGCCAAAATGACTATTTTGTTAGCTGATCAAAAGGATATCTAATTGAACCATTAACTCGTAGCCAACTTAggagtttgttttaaaatgtaacTTCACCTGGCCTTTTTGCAGAATTTGGACATGATACAGCGGATTGCACAGACGATCAGgaattttaacttattttattactctCTGTATTGTATATAAATACTATGTATACATGGTATCCCGCGAAATAATGAATAACATGGAAATCTTGGAAACGGCAAGAGATACAAAGCTggttaaataactattaacaATATGCTACCTATTTCAAAAGTAAGAAAATATCAGCggtttttagagatttttgaaaaaacacgaaattttTATAACCATTTTTCATCTTCTCTCcaacttatttgaaaatatatttccaaaataattaaacttatcATGGTCGTGTTTTCTGTTCAATAATGTGACATTAGATATAAAATCTGACGTTTCGTATTCCTGCAagcatcatcaactttattttttcaaatattatatCCTTACGAATTTACATTTCGTGCGATATAACACCTAACGGTTTTATTGCTTCTTTAGTTAGATTCTGATACGTTTATTGATTTGGATTGTTGCAGAGCTGTTTATAACTGTATTCTTATAAATCCATTATTCGGCATTAGGCCTGATTGTAATTCACCCGATTCAATATCTCTTAGCTTCCCAGATCTCTATACTTTTTATTCTCGCGTTGGATCAcataaagtataattttaaaatagtagcataattttcaggaaattgtAATTCATATAGGTACCACTAAGAAACTTGtagtaaattattgttattgaccTCGAGTTGAAAAAGTTTGTTGTCATTTgttattctaaaataaaactttattttcctaaatgtattttttgaaaatcatcataaaaacaaacatttaacGTTAATATCCAGGCTTAATCTAATCCTTCCTTCTTTTCTTTAATGGCTTCCTGCAAaaagaatattaaatatacattttatgGCCTAAATTGAAAGGGTCGCCTCCTGAGCAAATATATcgcaaaattctttaaatcCATATACATGTTTCTCATTTGAATGACCTAtggaattaataaatttttttccctctATGAAATCGTACGCATTGGTTGACATTTTTACGAATAATTGAAAACGGTTATAAATAGTAAATAGACCCAAGAGATACAATTGTTGCTAAATTAAACAGGAAATTCAATCTCTGTAATAAACGGTTATAGATTTAgagcaaaaaaagtttgatatGGAAAAATAGGGTTTAATTTCAGGAAAACAAGCCagtagattttaaaaataattagcgAACTCTATATCTACATATgtagattttaattaactataaaTTGTCCAGATTTAAacttaatatctcaaaaactgcagGAGCTAAgagggaaaaagaaaaattgaaattggtttgtcaataatttactttttaacagTGTAGACAAGATTTCAATGCATTTATAAAGTATTTAGCAAATTGCATctgaattttttgacaaaaatttgcaGAGGGGCTAGCCCCACAGGccaaataaaagcaattaaaatataCCTTGAATCTCTCTTCAAATAATGATAATTCTGAGATTAAATCAGTAATTGCATGCATAAGTGCATCCTGAGGAGAGTAGTCTGAGGTGGTTTGTATTCGCAGGACAAATTTATGTTCCAAAGGATGAGGTACTTTATACCCAGCAAATAACACATTAGGGTCTTTTAATAATTGGCTGAAACATTAAAGGTGATTTTATACATAGTGCATcactttataaaaaatttcccaaaattatCTGGccaaaaataatactaatttGTTATGTAATTAATGAAGCAATTCGGTTAAATTTCTGTGTGCATGGTGTTCATGGAATTGAGGAGCACAGGCAAAATGAGAATGGACAAATGAAATCTTGTTGAGTCCAAtgcaagtgaaattttatgttgcacagataattttattaattttattaatttttgatatacagatcatttttgaaaagttcctTGTAGATATGGCGCCCTATCTTGGCTATTGTggaagaaaacattttaagatatgaagag
This portion of the Euwallacea fornicatus isolate EFF26 chromosome 13, ASM4011564v1, whole genome shotgun sequence genome encodes:
- the Rpb11 gene encoding DNA-directed RNA polymerase II subunit RPB11 produces the protein MNAPPTFESFLLYEGEKKIIREQDTKVPNAAIFTINKEDHTLGNMIRNQLLKDPNVLFAGYKVPHPLEHKFVLRIQTTSDYSPQDALMHAITDLISELSLFEERFKEAIKEKKEGLD